The sequence GCTTAGTTATGCTACATATGGACACATATATTGCATACAGATAGGTCACCTTTACACAATCAAAAGCCTAAGAGGAAGAAACTCAATATGAAATAAATTTACATGTAgtttagaaaaaaaaagaaattaaagatttTCTTATTGTCAAGTTATCTATAAGGATGAGATGTGAGGAATGCAAGAGAAGAATACAAAGCAACACTACTGAAAGCCACCCTTCATAAGCAATTTCCAAAATGTCAAGATCTACTTGCACTCCTAATATACCCATGTTGATTCTTTCCTTGTCCTTGTTGCATTTGATTACACTTTATTAAAATTAATTGCAAGAGACCCTACACTAGATCATTTATCAATCTTGCAAGTGACAACTGCCTCATTCTGTACTTCATGTATAGAAAGTATtgttgtgtgtgtgaagtagggtgccttcagctgcaacacaaacactcgatagatcattacaagcatggttagaaaattgaaatcaaacaaaagaaaaaccatgacaaagcgacttgtcacctcctaagagatgcgagtatggattttctctcagatttggataagcaatcccagtgacttcaAGACACCTAGACAAAGGATTTAGAAGGATTTGATATGCAACCTGGataagattgattatgctagattgatccaagaagctaattaagataataagatgcatgattaagctaaaggaaaaattgattatgctatatgattcaacaattatgctagaagatgatcaaattaagctagatctaagatgcaaaacatgataaaaattctaaactagaatgttacaaatgatatgcctctaataacaatgcctaaatgatatgagatgggatgtgcctataatgggggatatttataggatttgcaaggccaggggtgaggtggcaggaatcaatgtcCAAGATTGAGtttaaagatatcaagggtgaaattggagtagGTTGGAGAAAAGTTTGGAGGaaaggacacttgtcatctctgtggtgacaagtgtcaaggagccttgctcataagagggcaagtgtccaagggaggagacatgcaggataagtgccatgtgtctcaaggggagaatatccaccccataggaggttaggataaggaggttaggatgaggaggttaggatagggttagctaaagaaaggattaggtggaatgggttaggtcagGGGATGGTtcggttaggtggttataagttaggaggcatgtgggtaatttgaatttaaaaattcaaataataggaaaagtctaattaactttcaacaactcataaattgatttgttttaattaattagcatattagaagaaattaattagatgaggggggattaattaatttagattaattaatcaaagggcaCTATTgagatgaacttattaaataaatctttagagttattaataagtaggtgaatgggtgaatttaataaaatttctaatgaattcaattaaatttggaagggggatcaattaaataattatttattaaattaattatcttctggccatttttaggtgtatacatttagcCCCTCTCTGAAGTGAGTTGCGGCGATGcattgattcaaataataatctcatttttTATGATGGTGATGGTTCGATAGGATGACCTAGACATTGATTAATAAATTGCAGTGCGATGATGCctcctcaggagatcaattgagataattgacccaTGGAGTGTTTGGATCATTACAAAATTGATTTCTCAATTAGAAATGATTTGGCTTttgcaacattgattgatgaaagtgtgagttctttgatcactatGATATGGTTTTGGATGTGATTATTGATAGGGAtggattgaattgataagattgagatctagtctggttttaggaatgacacctcctatataagacaaagatgatcaaaacgtctagtttcaggaacgatgtatcctgtataagacatgatcaaaacaactagttccaggaaagatacatgtcatataagacatgatagaatggaacAGATGAGATAAATTGGTAGAATTGATAAGATTAATTGGATAAAGAATGaatattttgttgatatcatgttgcaagaagattcagatatgctgatgctGGCAcatttgagggagtagcataagattttcattgggtcgataacatctggagagagatgagtcattgttataattgtgtatacacctatgatgatacattgatgattcataTGATAGatgtggccttggataagatgagcttttgtgatcctatgcaagaaacaaatgcaagctaaatgcaaatgaaatacaaAGCCACGAtgggaccagtcactgggttattgtgtttgTCATCATTGCACTTTTTAAAATGTAGGAAATGAGTGAAAACATTAAtgttataattgaaccatgattatctgagtgttgcttgcgtaaaaaagatagtattaaccatttctatattcaAATCGGAAATATCCTCGATGATAATccaatgatcatgtcttgagacaaatttgcacatagtaatgattaatttatagactgcaaacaagaaaaatatcatgttccttccttgttcctctcatcaaagacatcctggagtcactcaaaaatcatgatagcaaaaatcaagatataaagttcaaccaaagtgttaaaaaaattatccaaaagatGTCATGCATTGAaaggtgtgtgatgtgcttagactgacatgtgatagtttgatggttgacaatttgatctcgtgttcaatgttggatgtgtctcagtttcacTTGATAAGAGCtacctaactattgttctacctatttgattaagcttaaAACAATCAAAatgtttgcccccagctaggtgcaggatgttgccccaagcctagaaacaaatttattatgataaaCCCAATGATCCAGACCATACTGAGAAACTGGTTGCGATCCCTgagtatgtacaaaggctttattatggatatgaacaacgctgatggaaaatgaatgcaagcggaaggttgcatgaactaatagatggaagagctagctagcaaatagtgcttgttgatctatttttattgcactttttctcatatttgttttttttttctctattttcattgtttttatattttctgattttccacttttttggatttttcttctttttcactattttttttttttttgctttttcactgtttgtggatttttctacttttttagacataattttttttaagatgcatgctatttatgggttccttgagctgtTCCCCATCTGATGTTGATAGttaatatgctcctaacccaaatactgttgtgaccacaaacggacccaaccagtttggttcaaacttctctttcttttctcgatctgcctggttgtgtgCATTTTCCTTTATTACTAGTTCTCCAATttgaaaggctcttggtttgaccttgtgattataactattgaaaattctttgttgatacacctttaaatgatcaaaggcatttttttgtcgctcatggatcaattctaactcttgtagtctagatactcgctattcttcatctgggataagaccttttaaggaTAGTCGTAGAGAaggcatctctacttctattggcagtattactTCTGAGTCATAGACAAGAGAGAATGGTGTGGCCCCTATTGATGTGCGGATATTGgcatggtaggcccatagagtagggttcatttgaacatgccaatctttgccagcatcattcactgtcattttgaggattttcagaatagttttgtttgatgcttctgcttgcccattcccttgtggatagtagggtgtggagaatctgtatTGGAACTTGAATTTATCACATagatcttggacatcttggttcttgaatggtcactcattatcagtgataatggtcataagtatgccatagcgacatatgatgtagttcaagataaatgcaacactTTGTTTTCCAATGATATTTGTGaaaggtactgcctcaatccattttgtaaaatattttgtagctacaagggtGAATTTGtaaccattggatgaaggaggatttatctttcctactagatcaagaccccattggtagaaagaccaagattttgccaaagcatgaagttcttgtgctggtgtatgaattaaatttccatggatctgaaattgtttgcaagttttagctatttgaaaagaatctcattccatagttggccaataatagcccaagcgtatgagtttttttgaaagggtaagaccacttgaatgagtgccacaaatgtcattgtggacttcatttaaggccttctcagattcttcttgcttgagacatATTAAGAGAGTATCGTTTAGACCTCATTTATAAAGGATATCCGTGAaaagagtataatgggaagattggtggataaagtttctcttttggttctttgacaagtcaggagggaggataatatctttcaagtatgtataagtttggccatagaggGAGGAATCATGctaacaaggtgacaaatagtttgggaatcaagacaattatgagaaaGGTAAAACAAcccttccaccaggaattcataatgctctttattttcctatgtttgaagtagagaaggaagtgttgccatggcatctgctgctttgttgccATTTcttggaatgggttaggttagagaatggttaggttaggtggttagaagttaggagacatgtgggtaatttgaatttaaaaattcaaataataggaaaagtctaattaactttcaacaactcataaattgatttgttttaattaattagaggattagaaaaAATGAATAAGATGATGGGAGGATTAatgaatttatattaattaatcaaaggggactattgagatgaacttattaaacaaatctttagatttattaataaataggtgaatgggagaatttaatcaaattgctaatgaattcaattaaattgagaagagggattaattaaataattgcttatttaattaattatcttcagaccatttttaggtatatATAAGTACTATTATATTTCTTCAAGAATTTAAAGACTCTAGAAAGCAATGAACTCCTCACCCAATTCGATTGTCaataattcattttttaaaatattttttattaaaaacatcacatttttcaaaagaaaaatgataaatatttGTTTCACATTAAAATATGCTAACCTATAAATGATAAATAGGTACActaaatcataaaataattagTTTTTTTTTGGAACACATTAATATTCTTAAAACATCGTGAGGCAAGGAAGACGCAAATCCCTTATGATATACATCTATTTTCAGAAGGGTCAACATCAACAATATTCAGTCAAATATGGAATGTGAGTGAGATATCATGGTGCCATCGGAACAAGTTCAGAGGGCCACACGAACCTTCGATACAGTGTTTAACATTAAACGTAGCGTGGGCCAGGAAAGTTCCCTAGCAACTTCGTAGCCCTTCCACGAATTTACAAACAATTTGCGTGTGTTTGTGTTGATAAGATGGGAGGAAGCGTAGAAGAAGTTGGTTTTCGCCTCCGCAGAAGCATCCGTCTCAAATCCCAGAAGCCTCCATTTACATTGTATTCTCACTCTGCGCACTACTATATATAGACACATCCTCTTCACACATATCATCATTCCATTGAATTATTAATTTTATCTGCTATTGAACACGCTCAGGAAGAAGCCAAATTTAATAGCGTTTACATCCAATCTTGTTTTGAAAAGGTTAGCATTGTATAATGTAAGAAAACCCCACAAAAGAATTACAGTGCTATATGTAGCACTGTAATTAGGGTAAAAGAAGATCTAGTAGATACTAGTACTAAAAGTATCATTGTTCAATATCGGTGGTAATTTAAGAGATCAAATTGACCTATGTTGTAGCCACTACAAAATTTTGCAACATAATGGTGTGAACCATGTGATTTCTAGTGAATGATTATAAATTTCAATTATTTTAATaaagatatattatttcatttataaACCTTTTCATAAATATCCCTAAAGATCCAAAAATCATCTAGAATATTTTTATCAGTGTCATTTATGATTGGTCATGTGgtgtagttgttgaattttaaaagaaaaaatagtaTGACTATGCTATTTTTCTTTTCCATAATACCATGCTTTAACATGGAGATAAATTTTTGTCTCTCAGGGCGAGTTTGGATGCTagaagttttcaagggcccagtttggctaGTGTTAGTTTTTTGTTAGGTTCGGGCTTTGTGGTATTTTGTGGCCTAAAGAGTCTATTACAGGTTATGGGAGCCTGagaaaacccttcttgttggctaAGGGTGCCTGAAAATACCCTCATTCTTTGTTTTTTGAGGTCTATTGTTGGCTAACTTAGATCCTCTACTTGGGCTAGCCTATTTTGTAATGTTTTAATCTTGAAAATTGGTTAGTGTATTTGGATCTTGGGATCTAAATGCCCGTAAGTTcagaaggtttcaggtcctttctCAAACCTATTGTTCGATGTCGGGTAGTCTAGTCCATTTTTTTTATGGAAGCTCTCTAATTGTAAGGGTTTCGGACCCCCTTCAAAACCCTTTTTATCCTAATTAAAAAGATGGAGATAATTTTACTTCTACTTCTTAGAGTAACTAATATAAAATATCCTTAATAACATGGTAAAGGTTTGGCCAAACATGAATACTAGTATTAATTACATATAGGATACATAAACCATAATTGTAGTTTACAAAATAAAAGTATATCTATAGGCTCAAGCAAGAATATTATGGTGTGGttcatataataatatttttaggaACTCAAGAAAGCTACTATTTTAAGTATTTGTACATAATGATTATATATAATTTACAATTTTTACTTAGTataaatgtaaatcaaatgaaatgtgGGCCAACATGTCTTTTGCAAAAattccatataatttttttatgaaaattgaaataaataaagctAGCTTATATTTAAATGTAGTTAATGTATAGTCGAAGCATCCTTCAATGTAAAAGTATatgaaatatatattataaataatatatatattatcaatTCACAAAGAAAATATTTAGTTGATATGTAGCATGAAATTAATTAGaagttaataaaaaaaatttataactaCGTTGCTAAGGTTTGAGTGTATAGGGTTCTGCTATTCCTTAGGTGAATAGTTCTAAGGATAGGTATACCATGCATGAGTTTAttgtttttgatgattgtttttctTAGACTATGATTCAAAGAATGAAGAAAGGTCTTCCAATAGCTTGGTTGGTGTGTATGGTTGTTGTGCTCCCTCTTCATGGTGTTATGATTTTCACTCTACATTTGGTGTCCTTGGTTGGACATTCGTATTCTTGCTTGTTGCTCCAAAATTTTAATTTAGAGAGGGTATTCATCCTCCCTCTCTCAAATCTattgattttgattattgtttTTCTATGGCTACAGTTTGGAGAAGGAAGAAAGATCTTCAAAAACATATGTCTAAAACCCGAGTGAAGGGTATCCATCCTTCTAGATCTAATATTTAGATTTTGTAATTCTTTATAATATCCAAGCTAGTGCAATTATTCTTTTTGAATAGCCTTTGTTCACTAACTTCATTATAAAGAAGTTAAGGCCATTTTAAAACAAACCTTCACCAATAAAATCTaactaaatattttaatttaaaaaaaatataatctatttatatatttctaaattttgtaaaaataatatacatatttaatatttaatatcacttatttttaaaatattattatttataaaaattatGTCAAAATTTTTACCAAAATAATTATTAatctattaaattaaatatataatatttttaagttTAATTTATACCAATTCAATTCATCACTTCACAAATAGCAAAAgtaaatatttgttttatggtttttttataaaaaattaaaaaaatcatattacAACACAAAATAAATTCCAAAAAGTAAAATACGAGACCTTAAAAAACAATTTTATTAAagaataatttttaataaatacaTCCAAATTatggatataaatataaaattgGCCACATCGTATATACATCACGTAAATGTTTAACCGTTGGGAAGGTTCCTGTTAGTCTCCTCAAACTTTTTGCACATTTTGGGCATTCAGTATTAAGCTCTATCGTTGACAAATTTTAAGCTAATACAATAAGCTCTGTCAAGCTCTGTTTTCCGCTGGAACTGAATGTCCAAGAAATGTCTGAAAGTCCCAGGCGACTAATAGGAACCTTCCTAGCGCTTAATTTAGCACCGGCGATGAACAACTTGGGAATTCTTTAGCTACGCGGTTGGAAGTTTTCCTGGATAGATATTCAATGGCTTTCACAGCAGAGCAGCAGAATAGATGAGTAACCGTTTCCATGTTGTTTCAATATCACTTCTGGGCAACTACTTCTCAGCTTCCCAAAAATGTAAACGCTTAATATTTATCCGCGTTGAAACGTCGACACATATTAAACTCTTATCGGGAACTGAATGTCCAAAACCTTGCGGACATTTCCAGCATAGTAACAGGAATCTTCCCTGGATTTCAACACTTTACGTTGGACAATATTTGGTTTCTTTAGCTTCATGCTAGGAAATTTCCCTGATCAGATGTTCGGTGGCTTCAATCTATTAATATTGAAACATGACAGCGCAGCAGGAAAGACAAGTAACACTTTATTTTCTCTTAATAACAAGTGGTCCTTAGCAAGAATGATCATGGTAAACGCTTACCCTGTTCTTAGTTTTTTGTTTAGTTTCTCAGATTTTGCCCTTGCTTTGCACAAAGGAAGTGAACTTTCCCAAAGGGTACAAGAACTAATATTAAATCGTAGTAAGATGGACGGAAGGGCCGCAGCAGTTGCTTGTTACCAACGCCGAAACACTAGCCAAATATCTTACAAGCCTTCATTTGCATCATTCTTCTCACCTGATTATTGCCTTATATACCCCTTCCTCCTCTACCACATATTATTATTCAGCTCCTTCATTTACTCCTCCTTTTCCAAACGTTCAGCAAGGCGCCTACTTTATTCCTGCACCGATACTGTTTGCTTGGGTTTCTATTGAAACTTTTGTTTTGGCAGTTCTCTGTTTAGTGCTAAGTACTTTCCACGACACAATGGTTGTCTCAGCTAGCGAGGATCCCTCTAACAACGATAATGCCATCAACGCGCTGTCTGGAGAAGAAATACATCAACTGCTGAAAGCAAGAGAAGACAGATATGACGGGGTGGAAGTTGACGTAGAAAATATGCACAACGATGTTCGTCGTTTCGCATCTTCACTCAAGGCATCAATTACTCATTGGGCACGACAGGTGAGTGCATTCTTAACACTACATATAAATCCGTcaataaatataaaagaaaatgaataacagcttttaattcatatttgttggCTGTGAAGGGAAAGAAGGGGGTGTGGATCAAAGTAGCCAAGGAACAGGCCAAACTAGTTCCGGTTGCAATTGAGGTCAGTTTTTCAAAAAAATCGCTGCCACCGTTGACTTTTTATGCTGCAGAAACATTTGTCGTGAAATTAACATGATGTAATATTTCTGTAAATAATATAGAGTCATGGATATATTCAATAATACAATTTGTATACTTTATGGCGAGTTGTAGGAAGGGTTTTGGTATCACCATGCAGAACCATCATATGTGATGTTAGTGCTTTGGATCCCTAAAACTCCATGTACTATCCCTGATAATGCTTCACATCAAGTGGGAATTGCAGCTTTTGTATACAACAGCAAAGGAGAGGTAACCATTCATGCAATTGAACTGTTTTAATCGTACCATCTTATATGCTGTATTTGTTCTGCTATATGTAACTGTGACAAAATATTGAGCGCTTCAAGGGTTTGTGTGTAAAGTGGGATTTCTTTTCATACAGTTAAGTTAATCAAAAAAATTATGACTGGTATATTGACTacttattaatgttattttgaaaCACGATTAAATCAAATGAAGCGTTAACATCTAACTCACAATGCGGTCAAAGCCTTGATCTGTTTGACAATTAGTTGTGTAAAGGGAAATCTTGTACACCCGGTTAATTGTGGTCAACTTACTGCTGTCCAACCTCTATCATCGCAATGTGAACGCAGGTTCTCGTAGTTCAGGAAAAGTGTGGACCTTACAAAGATTCAGGACTGTGGAAAATGCCCACAGGCAGGATTAAACAGGTATCAGATTTAAATTTAAATGCATCAAGCCTAGAGTAAATAAATTTATGACACAGTTACAAGGCATCCACCTATGTATTTATGGTCGGTTTCTGCTTCACAGGGGGAAGGCATTAAAGAAGGGGCTATAAGAGAAGTGAGGGAAGAAACAGGGGTAAACCTCTCTTGTCTATCCTCTTTTCTCCGAATTGTGATGTGTCAATTCATTGTATTATAATTTAAAGCTTTTCTTATAGttttaatttttcttgattttcgGCAGATTGATACAGAATTTATACAAGTGGTCGGATTCAGGTAGAGAAAACATTTATCATAAACTAGCCCTACTGTTTTTTAAAATTGTTTCATAAATTCTACGATGGTGGGTATGTTTGATAGATTAGTTTTTACCTTTCTAATTACTGTTGGGTATGACCTACAGGGATGGTCACAATGCCCCTTTTGGGAAATCTGATCTTCTTTTCGTGTGCAtgttgaaaccaatttcttttgacATTGTTATACAAGATAGTGAAATTTCAGCAGCAAAGGTATGCATTGGATCATAAAGTGGTACTTTTTATGCTCGATAATTTTCAATTTCACATAGCTGATGCCAAAATTTGTTTTGTTCAGTGGATGGCAGTAGATGAATTCGCAGCTCAACCAAAAATGCAGCAAAGCAAACTTCTCAAGGACATTGCGAGCGTGTGCGTTGCCAATATGCAGGGACGATGTAGAGGATTTTCATCCATTGAAATACCGTCGCGCAAACCCTCTGCTTTTTACTGCAGTGCCATTGATACTGAATAATTTATTGGGAGAAACATATATAATAGACGTCAGTCACTAATCTCGTTTACTTCATTTGTTATCATATTTTGTTTCGAGGTAATAGGAGAAAGGAATGTTGAGGTTAACTTTATACAACTATCAAGATGAATAAGATCACCTCACCCCATGTCGGTGACGGCATGATGTGCCGTTTAAATTTTACAGTTTGTTATTGTTCTCTCCAAGATTTAAATTCTTGGAATGCCCAGCATTATAATAAATTGTTGAATAGTGACATTTTTACAAAGGATGATTACCATGTAGTCATAGGCATGTGATTGTAAACCTTTTACTAGATGTTAAAAGTTCAATTATCTGTGTAAAATGTAAACAGTGAATAAGAATTTGTAGTTGGTTgtaaattttcaatatttttttcaaaattacaatAAATTATCTGTGTAGTTTTCAAACACATTACAGTTACATCTAGTAAAAGGTTTAACATCTAATTTAAACCTTTACGGTTACATGCATATAGAATACAAGCAAAGCTTATAATGCCGGAATATATTACAGAGTGCTTTAttaattcaaaatttttgaaataattcaTGTAAAATCGATTTTGGGCATATACTGCAACAATTGCATTCCATGAAACCACGTGtttttgaggaattttgtcaaatagttcatgtaccTTATCtgtacttccacattttccatacATGTCTACCAAAGCATTTCCACCTAAAAAATCTGACACGAATTCTCCATCTATTATGCGATGGATGTTCATGCCTCCTCCAAAGCTCTCGTTTTTTCTCAGGGGTGGAGATCCTGGTTTTACATCTGtcgatttcatttgcttgaaagtgtttgATGTCGATACCATGTTCGAACACTCCCATTTTGCACAGGTTCGGATGATGCTACCAGAGGTTGCAGAGTCTGGCATTAAACCTAGCAATTGCATTTGCTTCAAAGTTTCAAAAGTCTTTTCAACAAATGCATTATGCGAATTTCCTGAAATGAGGACATTCCATAAGAACTCATTTCATTTAGGCATTATGTCgaacagttcacatgccttgtctatgtttTCATATTTTGCATGTTCTGTAATGAAGCAATTCCATGAGACGACATCTCTTTGAGGAATTATGTCAAACAGATCACTTCCCTTGTCTACGATTCAACGTTCTACATGCATGTCCCCTATGCCAGCTGTAATTACACCTGACAAAAGTCCTATACCCATTATCCTTAGTTGGATGTCCGAACCCTGTTCGAAAAAtctcattttggcacaggcagggagaatGCGGTCAAAGGTGACGGAGTTTGCAAAGTCTTCTCAGGAAATCCATTTTGTTCATATCctacaatcatggcattccatggaACCTAATTCTTTAAGGCATTTCGTCAAACAGTTCAAGTACGTTGTTTACGCTTCCACAGATTGCATGCATGTCTTCCAGAGCATTACAAATTATATCTGGAAAAATTCCTCTCTCTTTTATGGATAGATATATCCTATTCCGAAGCTCCCATTTTGGGACAGTCTGGGAGTACGCTGACAATTTTGAAGTGATAGGATTGAAGACTTGTTTGTTGCATATGGTATAACAATGCGATTGTGTCGTGAGGATACCCATGTCTTCTGTGCGCTTGAATAACCATATTTCATGAGGAAGCCAAAGTCAACCTAGCAATAACAAGGTAAGATCGTTTCCTTTTCATTTCAATCGTTTTGGTATTAATTTTTCTTGTTTACAGATCACAGCTTATTTCTAATGTCACCAATGACATTGAAGTCGCTATTTGGAGATGAAATACCTGAACTGGAATAGATGTAGAGAAAGAAAAAAATACACAATGATTTGGTTATTTTGCATCTTCATTTCCTCTGAAGGTTCAAATAGGTTCACAACATGGCAACAAAGCAGTTAAAAAAAACTGAGCTGCCGAAGAGGAGAAACACAATATGTAACTGAAATAAAACTACTATACACAATTTGAGGTGAAATGGATCCCCATAACATGGGTTGATCAAAGTTAATTTTGAAAGAGCTACATGTTGAAATAAAAGATTTAAACCTTAACATACTCAAAAGATTAAAAAACTACATGATTAGATAGGAGAGAGATCTTAATGTCATTGTGGTTTTTTTTAACTTTACATTGAAAGACATGTAAATCTTATGGAGAGCACACTTGAAAATATGTGAAATTATTGTGCAATTTGAAAAAACATGTCTTTCGGCATTGAAATGGCTATCTAATCTTTTGGGTTGGATGCCAACGCAAATCAAACCCAAAGGGTTAGAAATTCCCGATACAAGTAATATTGCGAGCATGTTATGTCTTGGTAGTGGTCGAGCCTAGCCTCAATCACTATCAACCAAAAATGTGCTTGTGTTATAACACACTCAcattttgaagaaggaaaaattcttttAACTTCCCATCTTTGTTTACACCCCAATCTCGATCTCTTGATCAAAATATATACATCAATATAATGTTTAAGTCATGtgcaatatgtctttttcctttcttatactttaagctatattttacatatatattggcacaatgtttgaaagtggtttcagatctctagaagctataatgtagattctaggttcaAAAGACCATATAAATTTTAAGAGAATCGAATTTCATTAATCAATAAGCTCCTATCAACATTTTCTCACTCTCTCCATCTCACTTTCTTtatctcccccaagatctagacttgacactcttcctttATCCACTATTTGTATCTCGCTTTCTTCTCTCCCCCTAAGATCTTGACACTCACTCTCTACATCTATTTCTCAACATactccactctctctctctctctctctctctctctctctctctctctctctctctctctccacccctacctacttatatttctctacatatgtATTGCTCccacatctctctc is a genomic window of Cryptomeria japonica chromosome 7, Sugi_1.0, whole genome shotgun sequence containing:
- the LOC131054522 gene encoding nudix hydrolase 2 → MVVSASEDPSNNDNAINALSGEEIHQLLKAREDRYDGVEVDVENMHNDVRRFASSLKASITHWARQGKKGVWIKVAKEQAKLVPVAIEEGFWYHHAEPSYVMLVLWIPKTPCTIPDNASHQVGIAAFVYNSKGEVLVVQEKCGPYKDSGLWKMPTGRIKQGEGIKEGAIREVREETGIDTEFIQVVGFRDGHNAPFGKSDLLFVCMLKPISFDIVIQDSEISAAKWMAVDEFAAQPKMQQSKLLKDIASVCVANMQGRCRGFSSIEIPSRKPSAFYCSAIDTE